In Woeseia oceani, one DNA window encodes the following:
- a CDS encoding nuclease-related domain-containing protein encodes MKNSVSDFLPQSYLIPLLGVLLLLVLWLVYRHFYTDRRSFDAVIKTIAYERLSDLVIAKMDEGEIHIEHLLLTAQGLLVLDVKEVDGIVFGSDKMQDWTVIGKERRYTFANPQPALYDRIAAVSNIVRQVPVTGRVLFLDGADFTKGVPDLVCNLDELQKEFGDSDKTGAAARVDAFKPHWEQLRSQARVDETFSNRRRRAPVIRD; translated from the coding sequence ATGAAGAATTCCGTGTCCGACTTTCTGCCGCAGAGTTACCTGATTCCATTGCTGGGCGTGCTGCTGTTGCTCGTGCTGTGGCTTGTGTATCGGCATTTCTATACGGACAGACGTTCGTTCGATGCTGTGATCAAAACGATCGCCTATGAAAGACTAAGTGATCTCGTTATTGCCAAAATGGACGAGGGCGAAATTCACATTGAACACCTGCTGTTGACTGCACAAGGCCTGCTGGTGCTCGACGTCAAAGAAGTGGATGGCATCGTGTTCGGCAGTGACAAGATGCAGGACTGGACGGTCATCGGCAAGGAGCGTCGCTATACTTTCGCGAATCCCCAGCCTGCTTTGTACGACAGGATAGCGGCGGTCAGCAACATCGTCAGACAGGTTCCCGTTACCGGTCGCGTTCTGTTTCTGGACGGCGCCGATTTCACCAAAGGTGTACCGGATCTTGTCTGCAATCTGGACGAGTTGCAGAAAGAGTTCGGTGACAGCGACAAGACCGGTGCAGCAGCAAGAGTCGATGCGTTCAAGCCGCACTGGGAGCAATTGCGGTCACAGGCCAGGGTGGACGAGACCTTCAGTAACCGGCGTCGCAGAGCCCCGGTTATTCGCGACTGA